Within Candidatus Dependentiae bacterium, the genomic segment ATTCTTTTTGCAATAAGGAAACTAATTCTAGATCTCTTGTGTTCATATTATCCCTCAATCAACAATTTCTGACTTAATTTTCTTAATCGTGCTGCTACCGAATATTCCCATAAAAAAATCTCTGATTGCATGCGAACGCCAGCAATCAAAGACTCGTTTATCTGCATACTGCTTACAATGCGTCTGCCAGAAAGTTTTTGAAAAAAAGTTTCAAATTTTAATATTTCAGACTCTGTAAGTGGTGTTGCTGACTGTATAGTTACCTCTAAAATACCATGGAATGTAACATACAAGCAGCAAATATCTTGTAAAACTTGGGCAAAATATAAAAGGCGTTTATGCCTTATTAAAACTTCTACTAATTTTTTTAATGTTTGATGCAATGAAAAATGAGAAAATATTTCATCAATCAAATCCTGTTTTTTATCTTGCATCTTAGCGATAACGCTAATAAGTGACATGAAATTATGATGCCTTCTAAAAAAAGAAACTGCAGATTTCATATTTTCAATATCGGCCAATGATAATTCTTGTATATATTCACGAATATAAGCCTTGGCATACTGTTTTGCAACTAGTGACTGTGAATATCTCATATCAATTATCCCTGTAATCCATCCAGAATTTTGCTGATATATTCATGACCCAACGAGCTATCTTCTTTAAATTTTTTCTGTAAATCCTGCGTTGTATCCATAATAATTTTTGGAAGTTCTGCTTTCATAAGATTACGTCGCCCAAATGATTGTAACTTAAAATGAGCACTATCGTTAATTTTACTTTGTCTTGTCGCGCAATCTGCTTTTCTTTTAGACGCGGCTAAAGTAATTTGCCGATC encodes:
- the atpH gene encoding ATP synthase F1 subunit delta, whose translation is MRYSQSLVAKQYAKAYIREYIQELSLADIENMKSAVSFFRRHHNFMSLISVIAKMQDKKQDLIDEIFSHFSLHQTLKKLVEVLIRHKRLLYFAQVLQDICCLYVTFHGILEVTIQSATPLTESEILKFETFFQKLSGRRIVSSMQINESLIAGVRMQSEIFLWEYSVAARLRKLSQKLLIEG